One window of the Hoplias malabaricus isolate fHopMal1 chromosome Y, fHopMal1.hap1, whole genome shotgun sequence genome contains the following:
- the LOC136679052 gene encoding phosphatidylinositol polyphosphate 5-phosphatase type IV-like, with amino-acid sequence MFKNKCENRMNENGEIIVPFQPEDNVRPEDPHYRKDSLDIDGESNGSNKDPLRGTKKSREVLQIPQDEMSLSPYQPHPPSLPKPPSVGKGNRNISFEEKIRRRRLRSSQESLTDPTETGSSTDSLKEDSIPAINTAVGLKNGQIFGRSDFTRAAGESPPFRDRCSSLPEADKHPHGHSCQAEQRQKPSKVILSPLQPPGVFPALEYNVASMSLRTTNRIDRDCLDYGKRGMAVRLHRNFSDSRLLETMVSDSASVNSMKSTFSALNPIRPKDVRNRSFMEGSLLASGALLGPEELERYFPDRHVGIYVVTWNMQGEKGFPNNLDDLLLPTDTEFAQDLYIIGVQEGCPDRREWEIRLQETLGPYYVMLYAAAHGVLYLTIFIRRDLIWFCSEVEHATVTTRIISQIKTKGAVGIGFTFFGTSFLFITSHFTSGDSKVYERILDYNKIIEALALPKCLPDTNPYRSIASDVTTRFDEVFWFGDFNFRLNKDRGDVEAVLNQHNGEDMGPLLQHDQLCKEMKDGSIFKGFQEAPIHFPPTYKFDIGCDVYDTTSKQRTPSYTDRILFRNRQVEDIKVVKYSSCSSIKTSDHRPVIGMFQVKIRPGRDNIPLGAGQFDRPVYLEGIRRRISRELKRREAVMKNQSNSTVCSIS; translated from the exons atgtttaaaaacaagTGTGAGAATAGGATGAATGAGAATGGAGAAATCATTGTCCCATTTCAACCTGAAGATAATGTTAGGCCAGAAGACCCACATTACAGGAAGGACAGCCTTGACATAGATGGTGAGAGTAATGGATCCAACAAAGACCCGCTCAGAGGTACCAAAAAGTCCAGAGAGGTACTCCAAATCCCCCAGGATGAAATGAGCCTGAGTCCCTACCAGCCACATCCACCCTCCCTCCCCAAGCCTCCCAGTGTGGGGAAGGGGAATAGAAACATCTCATTTGAGGAAAAGATCAGGAGGAGGCGACTTAGGAGCAGTCAAGAGAGCCTCACCGATCCAACTGAGACAGGCTCTTCAACAGATTCGCTTAAGGAAGACTCGATACCTGCAATAAACACTGCTGTAGGTTTAAAGAATGGCCAAATCTTTGGTAGAAGTGACTTTACCCGGGCAGCGGGGGAGTCCCCACCTTTTCGGGATCGATGTAGCAGCCTTCCTGAGGCAGACAAACATCCTCACGGGCACAGTTGTCAAGCTGAGCAGCGACAAAAACCATCCAAAGTTATCCTGTCCCCTCTGCAGCCCCCAGGAGTGTTTCCTGCATTGGAGTACAACGTCGCCTCCATGTCCTTAAGGACCACTAATCGGATTGACAGGGATTGTTTGGATTATGGCAAAAGGGGCATGGCAGTAAGACTGCACAGGAACTTCAGTGACAGCCGGCTTTTGGAGACCATGGTGTCGGACAGCGCTTCTGTAAATTCCATGAAGTCCACTTTTAGTGCACTGAATCCAATCCGACCCAAGGATGTGAGGAACAG GAGCTTTATGGAGGGCAGTCTCCTGGCCAGCGGAGCCTTACTTGGGCCTGAAGAGCTGGAACGGTACTTTCCTGATCGGCATGTGGGAATCTATGTTGTCACGTGGAATATGCAGGGAGAGAAG GGATTTCCAAACAACCTAGACGACTTGTTGCTCCCCACTGACACTGAGTTTGCACAAGACTTGTATATCATTGGGGTTCAGGAAGGATGCCCAGATAG GAGAGAATGGGAGATCCGGCTTCAGGAAACTCTTGGCCCATACTATGTCATGCTTTATGCAGCAGCACATGGAGTGCTCTATCTCACCATTTTCATACGAAGGGATCTCATATGGTTCTGTTCTG aggtTGAACATGCTACGGTCACCACTCGTATCATCTCGCAGATTAAGACCAAAGGCGCAGTTGGCATAGGCTTTACCTTCTTTGGGACATCCTTCCTCTTCATCACATCTCATTTTACTT CTGGAGATTCCAAAGTGTATGAGAGAATATTGGATTACAACAAGATAATAGAAGCCCTAGCTCTTCCTAAATGCCTTCCTGACACCAACCCTTACCGTTCCATCGCCT CGGACGTGACAACTCGTTTTGATGAGGTTTTCTGGTTTGGGGATTTTAACTTCCGCCTGAATAAAGACCGGGGAGACGTGGAGGCTGTTCTGAACCAGCACAACGGGGAAGACATGGGGCCACTACTTCAGCATGATCAGCTGTGCAAAGAAATGAAAGATG gCTCCATCTTTAAAGGATTTCAGGAAGCCCCTATCCACTTCCCTCCTACCTACAAGTTTGACATTGGCTGTGATGTTTATGACACTACATCCAAGCAGAGAACGCCTTCATATACA GATCGCATCCTTTTCAGAAACAGACAAGTGGAAGATATTAAGGTAGTTAAGTACAGCTCCTGCTCCTCTATCAAGACCTCAGATCACCGTCCTGTCATCGGCATGTTCCAGGTCAAGATTCGGCCTGGTAGGGACAA CATTCCACTGGGAGCTGGCCAGTTTGATCGACCTGTGTACCTGGAGGGCATCAGGAGGAGAATCAGTAGAGAGCTGAAGAGAAGGGAAGCTGTAATGAAGAACCAGAGTAACAGCACTGTCTGCTCCATCTCCTGA
- the LOC136679053 gene encoding mitochondrial-processing peptidase subunit alpha-like, with translation MAAHMSSFRSLSRVQRFGVAACRQYSSSSGYPNISLSTPLPGIPKPLFASVDGQEKHETKITTLENGLRVASQNKFGQFCTIGILVNSGSRHEAKYPSGIAHFLEKLAFSSTSQYGSKDEILLSLEKHGGICDCQTSRDTTMYAVSAEVKGLDTVVSLLSDAVLQPRLLDEEIEMTRMTVRFELEDLNMRPDPEPLLTEMIHAAAYRGNTVGLPRYCPAENVDKIDRKLLHTYLRSYYCPERMVLAGVGIEHEQLVGYARKYLLNVKPVWGVSTPEKVDRSVAQYTGGIVKIEKDMSDVSLGPTPIPELTHIMIGLESCSFLEDDFIPFAVLNMMMGGGGSFSAGGPGKGMFTRLYLNVLNRHHWMYNATSYHHSYEDSGLLCIHASADPRQVREMVEIITREFIQMAGTAGELELERAKTQLKSMLMMNLESRPVIFEDVGRQVLATGKRKLPHELCQLISNVTASDIKRVTTKMLRSKPSVAALGDLTELPSYEHIQAALSSKDGRLPRMYRLFR, from the exons ATGGCGGCGCACATGTCGAGCTTCAGGAGCTTGAGTCGTGTACAGAG GTTTGGTGTTGCGGCCTGTAGACagtacagcagcagcagtggaTACCCCAACATCTCTCTGTCCACTCCACTGCCCGGCATTCCAAAACCGCTGTTTGCTTCAGTTGATGGACAAGAGAAACATGAGACTAAAATCACTACTTTAGAGAATGGGCTTCGAGTTGcatcacaaaataaatttgGCCAGTTCTGCACAATTGGAA TTTTGGTAAATTCAGGTTCCCGTCATGAAGCCAAGTATCCCAGTGGGATTGCACACTTTTTAGAGAAGCTTGCTTTTTCT tCTACATCACAGTATGGAAGCAAAGATGAAATTCTCCTGTCACTGGAAAAACATGGAGGCATTTGTGACTGCCAGACATCTAG GGATACAACAATGTATGCAGTCTCTGCTGAAGTTAAGGGTCTGGATACTGTGGTTAGCCTGCTGTCAGATGCTGTTCTGCAGCCACGTTTATTAG atgaAGAGATTGAGATGACCCGCATGACTGTGAGGTTTGAGTTGGAAGATTTGAATATGAGACCTGATCCTGAGCCTCTACTGACAGAAATGATTCATGCT GCTGCTTATCGTGGGAATACAGTGGGTCTGCCTCGTTATTGTCCTGCGGAGAATGTGGACAAGATTGACCGGAAGCTTCTACACACGTACCTGCGCAGCTACTACTGCCCTGAGCGCATGGTGCTGGCAGGGGTGGGGATCGAGCATGAGCAGCTGGTAGGGTATGCCAGGAAGTACCTTCTGAATGTGAAGCCAGTTTGGGGAGTGAGCACACCTGAGAAAGTCGACCGATCTGTGGCTCAGTACACAGGAGGCATCGTCAAg ATTGAGAAGGATATGTCTGATGTAAGTCTAGGACCCACACCCATCCCAGAACTCACTCACATTATGATTGGCCTTGAGAGCTGCTCCTTCCTG GAGGATGATTTTATCCCATTTGCTGTCCTCAACATGATGATGGGAGGAGGAGGGTCCTTCTCGGCAGGCGGTCCAGGAAAAGGCATGTTTACCAGGCTCTATCTCAACGTTCTGAACAG ACATCACTGGATGTACAATGCAACCTCATACCACCACAGCTATGAGGATAGTGGCCTTCTCTGTATTCATGCCAGTGCAGATCCTCGGCAG GTGAGGGAAATGGTAGAGATCATAACAAGGGAGTTTATCCAGATGGCTGGGACAGCTGGAGAG TTGGAACTAGAAAGAGCGAAGACTCAGCTAAAGTCCATGTTGATGATGAACCTAGAGTCCAGGCCTGTCATTTTTGAGGATGTAGGTCGGCAGGTTCTGGCCACAGGCAAAAGAAAGCTTCCCCATGAGCTGTGCCAACTCATTA GTAACGTTACAGCTAGTGACATCAAAAGAGTTACCACCAAGATGCTGCGTAGTAAGCCCTCTGTAGCTGCACTGGGAGACCTGACGGAGCTGCCGTCATATGAGCACATCCAGGCAGCTCTCTCCAGCAAAGATGGCCGGCTACCTCGTATGTATCGTCTCTTCCGGTAG
- the LOC136678995 gene encoding arrestin domain-containing protein 3-like: MLSTIKELTLNYDPVNETNTFTNGDLLQGRVFLEVSKEVKIDCFYIKCKGDADVRWTERHNDRSHTYHSHERYFKMKQLFIQDPSKPAKVEPNVIISTGETYGNIVKPGRHVYSFSFQLPHGNMPPSFKGYYGSVKYILEARLDRSWKLDSTAKAEINFVPRIPAGASFMNPQSAATDKKMKLFTSGSASIRATTDKTGYTLGDVIRVSTDVDNSSSRELKLKFSLEQKQMFYAQGRSKYSSKTIFKVVGDPIPTGSKQTVNTDLRIPPNLELTVATCSIIKLEYILKVYLDVPYASDPEIKFPVFILPAGQPFGSWQSQPNIQPFGPSPTPQAGFGPSPTLQAGFGPSPTPQAGFGPSPTPQAGFGPSPTPQAGFGPSPTPQAGFGPSPPGASFGSAPGLYPNLYPSPAYLPQATPEAPPPLYTDVFPNQNPSAPPFNPPPYSAMGYPGPPAPQQHPAPSAPEFCPNLSAPGYGQAGGAPGNWPNSANPTNQQEPYLTKTSEKHS; this comes from the exons ATGTTGTCAACGATCAAAGAACTCACTTTAAACTACGACCCCGTGAACGAGACGAACACGTTCACGAACGGAGACCTTCTGCAGGGGCGGGTTTTTCTGGAAGTTTCCAAAGAGGTGAAAATCGactgtttttatattaaatgtaaaggggACGCGGATGTGCGCTGGACGGAGAGACACAATGACCGCTCACACACTTACCACTCCCATGAACGatatttcaaaatgaaacaGTTGTTTATCCAGGATCCCTCCAAACCAG CAAAAGTTGAACCGAATGTCATTATATCAACTGGGGAGACCT aTGGTAATATTGTCAAGCCAGGCAGACATGTTTATTCCTTTAGCTTTCAGCTGCCCCATGG GAACATGCCACCATCTTTTAAAGGATATTATGGCTCTGTTAAATATATTCTGGAAGCCAGATTGGATCGTTCATGGAAGCTGGACAGCACTGCAAAAGCAGAAATCAACTTTGTGCCAAGGATTCCTGCTGGTGCCAGTTTCATG AACCCACAGAGTGCTGCTACAGACAAAAAGATGAAACTGTTTACGTCTGGAAGTGCCTCCATTAGAGCAACAACTGACAAAACTGGTTACACCCTAg gtgatgTCATCAGGGTTTCAACTGATGTTGATAATTCTTCATCACGTGAGCTCAAGCTGAAGTTCAGTCTTGAGCAAAAACAGATGTTCTATGCACAAGGCCGTTCTAAATATTCATCAAAAACTATTTTCAAAGTGGTTGGAGATCCAATCCCAACTGGGTCAAAGCAAACAGTCAACACAGACCTGAGAATCCCACCTAACCTGGAACTAACAGTTGCAACCTGTAGTATTATAAAATTGGAGTACATACTCAAG GTCTATTTGGATGTCCCTTATGCTAGTGATCCAGAGATCAAATTTCCAGTCTTCATTCTCCCTGCAGGCCAGCCTTTTGGTTCTTGGCAAAGTCAACCAAATATTCAGCCCTTTGGGCCCAGCCCTACACCCCAGGCTGGGTTTGGGCCCAGCCCTACACTTCAGGCTGGGTTTGGGCCCAGCCCTACACCTCAGGCTGGGTTTGGGCCCAGCCCTACACCTCAGGCTGGGTTTGGGCCCAGCCCTACACCTCAGGCTGGGTTTGGGCCCAGCCCTACGCCCCAGGCTGGGTTTGGGCCCAGCCCTCCAGGTGCATCCTTTGGATCAGCTCCAGGACTTTACCCCAATCTGTACCCTTCACCTGCTTATCTACCTCAGGCCACTCCAGAAGCCCCTCCTCCTTTATACACAGATGTCTTCCCTAATCAAAACCCATCAGCCCCACCCTTCAATCCTCCTCCATACTCCGCTATGGGTTATCCAGGTCCTCCTGCCCCACAGCAACATCCAGCACCAAGTGCCCCAGAGTTCTGTCCAAATCTGTCTGCCCCAGGCTATGGTCAGGCAGGAGGTGCTCCAGGAAATTGGCCAAATTCAGCCAATCCAACCAATCAGCAAGAGCCTTATCTAACTAAAACATCTGAAAAACATTCATAG